The Cyclopterus lumpus isolate fCycLum1 chromosome 3, fCycLum1.pri, whole genome shotgun sequence genome includes the window TataaaagggaaagaaaacGCACCTCCTCATTCCTCAGTTTGCTCCTTTTGCCAAACATATATGTGTAGTCGCCAGGAAAaccaacaaatttccccttgaaGAAGGCCACGTAGAAGCACGATGAGTAGTAGTTGACAAACTGGAAGAGGAACATCTTCATGGTCAGCCTGTTCTCATACTCAAGGTGGGTCTTTGGGATTTCTGCAGGAAGCAAACACCAGATAGTAATTCAGTGTCAAATGTTTTTAGCGTCAAAGATGACTCTATTGTGCCATTTGTGTTTATTAGTATtctcttcatttaaaaagggaccatgtacagttcaaacataaatgtcaccatttgatgcactgtaccagattaTCGCTTCAGCTAAattgcatctgtagtcccgtGAGAGGTcataacaaacataacacaatagcaacaactatttttaaaagtgctgataGAGCTGCAGCTCTTCACCACGTCAAGAAAAAAGGTGTTCCACTGATTTGTGGCTTTCACAAAAAAGGATATCAGATACCAAATATCAGATGACATCTCTTTACCCATATCAGTGATCCACACGGCCACCCTCTCATAGAAGAAGTTGAGGATCATGATGATGACAAAGTTGATGCAGGAGGCGGTGACGGACGTCGCTAGCTGTGGAGTGATGAATCTGCCCACCACCTGGATCTTCCTCATGGGGTCTTTAATGATACTTGCAAAGGCCGCATGCACAGCCAGCCTGTATGCTATGACCCCAATGATGCAGGCCACGATCAGAGAGATCTGTGGgagcacacacacgtaaagCTGAGCGTGTGACTACGCTGGGGAAAATACTCACTATGTATTGTTGTAAATAGCACACATGTGCTTAAGCAAACACACAGGAATGAGATACATATTCAGTTACCCAGAATATAACAGTGGCAGCCGAGAGGCAGAAGCGAGCACACTTGCTGGTGACAGGGAGATATGGCTCCATTTCCTGAAACATTGTTGTCATTTATTCTTTATGACGTATAGCGACGTCGCAATTTTTTGCAAACCACAGAGCACATAATAATTAGTGTGTTCATTTTCATGTTTCGAAGCACCTGAGTGATCTTGTTGAGTCTCTTGTTAGTGCATCGAATCTCAAATTCGGGCCGGAtttgaagctgctgctgttccTCCTCAAAGTCCACCAAGTCCCACTCGTACTCCAGCCGGGCTTGACGCCGCTTCCAGATCTCCAAAAACAGAGTTACTGCCGAGTAGATTTGAAGAAAGGAAGCAAAAAGTTGTAAAATCATGTACAAAAATGTTGTTGTACAGTGAGAAGTCTGATGCTGTGCTGGTGTGTCCATCCATGTTGTATCACCTGAATAATGTTACACTGGCTGAAAACAGACAATGCCTGTGTTGGGTTTTAGGAGTGTAATGTGTTTCAGCTGTGCTACAACACTTCTTGGCTTGCTGCTCATGAGcccagttttttttattgccaccATCGGTCTTCATTGTGCTGGACGAGCTTTCTGACTGCTTCTTTGATACCAACATAACTGTGCTGGCATTTTGTTTTGGGCCCAAGCAGTACAGATGAAGGTTGACGCTTCAGTGTGAAAAGGCTTTAATTGTGAAAATCTGTCACGCAGGAGGGGGAGTAAACTGGGCCTCCAACacaggttcaattcaattcaattcagtttattttgtatagcccaatatcaccaattacaaatttgcctcagagggctttacaatctgtacacatatgacatccctgtcccaggacctcacatcggatcaggaaaaactccccaaaaataacctttcacagggaaaagaaAAGCTAAGTTAAACGCAGTAAGAGCAGCATTGATTGACACTTACCCCAAATCCCCATAAATATGGCAAAGAAAACCGTTCCCTCGTTGTCAAACAGATGGGATTGCTGGAAGAGAGATTATGGAAAAATGAGTTCCTCAGAAACATGCTGGGCACGAACATGGTGACATACTGCTGACTTTTAACTGCCGATACTTAAGTTTCACACACTTGTGTAGTAAAATTATACTATGTAGTATGTGCTTTTAGGTTTTACAATGGTGTCTAATGAACATATGAAGCGTGATGTTTTACCCAGGATGAGAGACACGTAGAGTTGAGCTTCCAGAAAGGACACTTTTTATCACAAAGCGGACACATCACAATACTTCCGCCAATATCAGCGTCACATATTTCTTTGctaaaaggagaaaacaaagagaacaaTTTACAAAGCGGGTGTCAAATTCTGATCAGGCCATCATAGATCCCTCTGTCCACATACTTTTTGTGTATACTTTGAGGCTGCTTTTCCAAGTTGGTGCTGGACACTTTAGTTCCAATAAATCTTAATGCAACAGCACAGTGTACccaaaatgaccatttgtatatCGAATACTCGCCCCGTGATGCCTTTTATTCTTAaggaaaacattgtttttcccGCATGCCCTAATGAGGACAAGATAATTAAAAAACTGAGAAATAAGTACAAGACATCCGtgtttaacaacagcaaaactataTCAAAACACACGTTAATCCACGTCATATTTATCCAGTTGTATGCTCAGTACTtcccaaacacatgcatctCTGCTAAAACCTTTCTATCTAAAACACTGCATGTGTTTGGGATCTAGTGAGCGTACGACTGGATAAATGAGACTTATACTGCACAAGTCTTGATATACTTTTGATGGAGTTCaatgtgcatttatttaaatgtatcacGGATTGTCTGTTTTTTGATTCTTCAATCGTCAAACAAAGTTTTCTTCCAGATTCAAGGTAACACAAGAGGtccataaagataaagatgaagGTTCGTTAAATGGTCAACATTGACATATGGGTGTATTTGGATGCCCATATATTTTGGGCCATTTGGTTATCAGCTCCCCGACGCCCTTTGGTGCTACTCACCTTGACATGTTGTCCTCATAACTGAGCAATCCATAGATGAAACATATAAGGCCCATGACGGCTGCAAAGAACAGCATCTCAGTGTAGAAGCCCAGCCAGGCAAAGTAGATCCCGATCTTCTCCCCATAGTACTTCCTACAACCAAAAACAGCACGTTTAACGACCTAATTTAGAGAAAGTTTTCACTAAACACGCTTCAGTAATCTTTATTCCTCTTTGACAGCTTGTTTACCTGATGAGGTTGAGAGGCTGTTCTTTGTAAAAGCAGAGAAACCTGGCCCAGTGCTTGTACAAGTTGTAGCGCTCACTCTCGCACTCAGCGTTTCTGGCCCTTTTCCAGTATCGACactgaaaggaaaagaaaacgcGACACAGGGCTGTTGAGCAAAAGATCTGTTgggaaattaaagaaaaaaagttctCTGCAAAAAGGGAATGAGCGTGTTTCTgataatgttgtattattatttgtattccttCATCCCATTTTCCTTGACGTGAAAAAGAAGGAAtccctttatatatatatatcataatatgCTGAGACCATGCTCATTTGAATAATACTGCTCTGGAACTGGGAAATAGACAAAGAATACCTGACACTAATACTTgaaataaaagtcctgcattcaatgTTTTGCAAACCAATTTACTACtaccacattaaaaaaaaaaaagtactagTGGTACTAGTAATAAAAGTAGCATTACTCCTTCTACAGAACcactcctgtctgtgtgtttatttatcatGTGTTAAATATAGGGGGCAATTTTATGTTGTTTGTGGTGCAGGAAGCTTTACTTCTAACTACTTAATATGGAATTGGGTTACTTATACTTATATGCATCACATCATACATCTTGCATGTTGAGTCTTAACCTAGATTAATATCGTAGCTGGTCACATTTTTCTCCCAGTGTAATGAAGTAGAAGTAAAACAGCTCATGAAATGGAAGACGCTGAAGAAGATGACCATCGATATGTTTGACCTCGACATGTTTATGTCTCGTCTTCCACGGGTCTTACGTCATGTAGTGGAAAGGCTGCTGTATACGTCCCATTGCTGAGCAGTCGCTTGATTCCcgtcttgtctctctctttctgaccCTCTTTGTAGTACGGGCAACGGGCCAGTATGTAGAACACCTTACAACAAGGACAGGATTCACCAAGAGATTAAAGGATTTGGATTTTTAGGAACTTCTTAGCTAAATGCATTTAGCATTTTGCTCCATCGTTGCGCAAGCCTGTACCAACACTGTGCGGTAACTGCTAAAACAATTGTCCAAGGGTCGGCCTGTACAGAAGAACTGTGAGCGTTATACTGATTTATCATTCATAAATACTAAAATATCAGACGCAGGagatatttacaaaaaaagtgttttctgatTTTAGAAGAGAAATACTCACAATTCTGTTTCTTGTGGAAGGCGGGAAGAAAGTGTCTTTGTCAGTGATCAGGAAGAAGTCGGTCTTGCTCTTCTCGAAGGGGTAAGTGAAGTAGTCAGGCTGGGGACGCATAATGTGCTCAGGCAAGCGGAAAGGATGAGAGAGCCACTCCAGTGGGACATCCTGGCTGTGGGGGACATCACTGGTTTTGAAGGGAACTTTGATCTTTAAGACGTCAGCATAGGTGGCCAGTACGTTCCACGGAGCATGAATCTTTAAGAAATATGTCTTTTGGTCTTTGGAGTCCTGAtacaaggagagagggaggagaggaacacaTACTAATGATTAGATACATCATTTACGTTGAGTACTTGGATGGCAGTATAATATGAGCAATCCCTTTAAGACTTTTCCTGGAGAATGTGGTGCGCCTCAGCCAACTATCCACTAGGTGGTGCAAGTATTCTGTGGTTGAATTTCTTACCGATTTGTCCTCAGTCTCCAGCTCCAGTCCTTCCTTCTCAAGGTTGGCCTCAAACTCCCTCCTTCTGTCctgtggacaaacacacacaccgcaggCATGATAGCCACATGCACTCTTACAGTCTTTGCATGTTGTTTTCCTTCGTATACAACATTGTCTGCAAAAGCATGCTGTTATAAAGAGACTGTTATAACTTCCAAATGGATACAGGAGACAATTTAATGGCCCTATCAATGGACACTACTGACCTAGATTAAATACAGTGAGCAGCATATGTATGTTTTAGATGTAACTCTCATTTTCAAAAAGCCTAAAACAGTgatacaatgtaaaaaaaatatatggtGTGacgatgataatgataatggaAAACCTATACCACCTTTAATACattatgtgtttttgtaaaattacacacaaacatttacatatacatTCAATTAACATGTTTGAAGTCAACTTAAGATATACAGCAAACACAATCATTACACTgcaaattaaaacagaaaatatcaaataaataaataactaatccAGCGAAATGATTAAAAGCGAGTCAACAAAGTACTCAAGGTTAGTTTGTATTCTTgagctttaaaaaaggtgagccttaaaatgtgtttttctttctttttagaaGTTACATGTCGCCTGTTTAAGCTATTCCTCAGTTTTGATGTAAAAGTTACATCTTTTCATATATAAAACTAAATGGTTCGACCTCTGAGCTCTGAGCTCTGCGATCTTTGGCGCTGTGGTTGTTCTGTTCACAGCTttcaggtgtgaatgtgaaaacAGCCTTCCTCAAAAAGAGTGTTGCTCTTAGTGCAATCTCCCTGGATAAATAAAGGCTGAAAAGATGGTGCTGAGATTGAGGACGACCGGGAGAGAAACACCAGTAATTTAAGTATTCAGAATGCTGTTTGATGATGATGTAGCCATAACATGCTTCAAAATATGAAGATTTTGAATAGTCCGCTGCCTTACATGCATGTAGGTGGACAGCTATGCAGAGAGCAAAATACACTTCCAATAAAGGTTAAAGACAATTAGTAGCTCTTTACTGGAAGCAATTGGGAAAACAAATTCAAGCCTAGTGAttataaataagaaaacaatgagATTCcatgaatgaaaatgaattaGTACATTGAACTGGATTCATAAACGTGTAGACAAGCAAACTGTCAAATGTCAATTCTCtgaacaaacaagatataacttATGAATAAACAAGATATAACTTATGAATAAACAAGATATAActta containing:
- the ano5b gene encoding anoctamin-5b isoform X2, whose amino-acid sequence is MRRITGKAKDETLIELQSATDSQNGDENGGTSVNSSSEKTALPGHTETDKLQPNKDTVFFRDGVRRIDFVLSYVDDKDGEKKQDRRREFEANLEKEGLELETEDKSDSKDQKTYFLKIHAPWNVLATYADVLKIKVPFKTSDVPHSQDVPLEWLSHPFRLPEHIMRPQPDYFTYPFEKSKTDFFLITDKDTFFPPSTRNRIVFYILARCPYYKEGQKERDKTGIKRLLSNGTYTAAFPLHDCRYWKRARNAECESERYNLYKHWARFLCFYKEQPLNLIRKYYGEKIGIYFAWLGFYTEMLFFAAVMGLICFIYGLLSYEDNMSSKEICDADIGGSIVMCPLCDKKCPFWKLNSTCLSSWQSHLFDNEGTVFFAIFMGIWVTLFLEIWKRRQARLEYEWDLVDFEEEQQQLQIRPEFEIRCTNKRLNKITQEMEPYLPVTSKCARFCLSAATVIFWISLIVACIIGVIAYRLAVHAAFASIIKDPMRKIQVVGRFITPQLATSVTASCINFVIIMILNFFYERVAVWITDMEIPKTHLEYENRLTMKMFLFQFVNYYSSCFYVAFFKGKFVGFPGDYTYMFGKRSKLRNEECDPGGCLIELTTQLVIVMSGKQLWGNIQEALLPLMRNWWSSRKGRHHPENHNSRWEQDHVLQNFSQLGLFYEYLEMVVQFGFITLFVASFPLAPLLALFNNILEIRVDAWKFTTQFRRPVASKARNIGAWQEILNAVAILSVVTNAFIIAFTSDMIPRMVFLYAYNENAGMRGYVNNSLSIYNISQIPVYNMPEERDDWFENSTATCRYRDYRYPPGHRKEYTHTMQFWHILAAKMAFIIIMEHVVFVVKFFVAWMIPDIPSDVKARFKRERYLIQEYLHNYEVERLKLQLSASFITEPQSEMSLMTDKHEVLSECL
- the ano5b gene encoding anoctamin-5b isoform X1, coding for MRRITGKAKDETLIELQSATDSQNGDGPAVLTAFSITLHSDENGGTSVNSSSEKTALPGHTETDKLQPNKDTVFFRDGVRRIDFVLSYVDDKDGEKKQDRRREFEANLEKEGLELETEDKSDSKDQKTYFLKIHAPWNVLATYADVLKIKVPFKTSDVPHSQDVPLEWLSHPFRLPEHIMRPQPDYFTYPFEKSKTDFFLITDKDTFFPPSTRNRIVFYILARCPYYKEGQKERDKTGIKRLLSNGTYTAAFPLHDCRYWKRARNAECESERYNLYKHWARFLCFYKEQPLNLIRKYYGEKIGIYFAWLGFYTEMLFFAAVMGLICFIYGLLSYEDNMSSKEICDADIGGSIVMCPLCDKKCPFWKLNSTCLSSWQSHLFDNEGTVFFAIFMGIWVTLFLEIWKRRQARLEYEWDLVDFEEEQQQLQIRPEFEIRCTNKRLNKITQEMEPYLPVTSKCARFCLSAATVIFWISLIVACIIGVIAYRLAVHAAFASIIKDPMRKIQVVGRFITPQLATSVTASCINFVIIMILNFFYERVAVWITDMEIPKTHLEYENRLTMKMFLFQFVNYYSSCFYVAFFKGKFVGFPGDYTYMFGKRSKLRNEECDPGGCLIELTTQLVIVMSGKQLWGNIQEALLPLMRNWWSSRKGRHHPENHNSRWEQDHVLQNFSQLGLFYEYLEMVVQFGFITLFVASFPLAPLLALFNNILEIRVDAWKFTTQFRRPVASKARNIGAWQEILNAVAILSVVTNAFIIAFTSDMIPRMVFLYAYNENAGMRGYVNNSLSIYNISQIPVYNMPEERDDWFENSTATCRYRDYRYPPGHRKEYTHTMQFWHILAAKMAFIIIMEHVVFVVKFFVAWMIPDIPSDVKARFKRERYLIQEYLHNYEVERLKLQLSASFITEPQSEMSLMTDKHEVLSECL